Proteins encoded together in one Astatotilapia calliptera chromosome 7, fAstCal1.2, whole genome shotgun sequence window:
- the LOC113026505 gene encoding P2Y purinoceptor 1-like: MTQLLKRDSTAPSKEDELLVFLNQSTEFCNHFEDSYWYCYIVLVLFAFTVPVGLLGNLVVLINHTCFRKTSSSSNIFLLNLTLCDSGWILTLPFSLYITLRRPHITNIQIFCQFKKSFFNINIYGSILFLTLISFDRFVGTVHPISSLRWWNAGKAKLCSFCVWVLVVLSSIPDLFLTFSIQPTENVTVCVDQIQDPFYYVRTAIIIRTTIGFLLPFTVMLAFYTMTVRVLRRLPRGQSNRARGKPLHLLTAAILVFVVSFLPYHTMATTMVFMRISNLVTPSNTNVLYACYEFSEAMCSVSSCLDPVLYILAGEQFQRKFLAWKRGQYRRFCCRASRRIGVIE; encoded by the exons ATGACACAGCTCTTAAAAAGGGACAGTACAGCACCAAGTAAAGAAG acgagcttctcgtgttcctgaACCAGTCAACAGAATTCTGCAACCATTTTGAGGACAGCTATTGGTATTGCTACATCGTGCTGGTGCTCTTTGCTTTCACTGTTCCAGTGGGACTGCTGGGAAACCTAGTAGTGCTCATCAACCACACCTGCTTTAGGAAAACCTCAAGCTCCAGCAACATTTTCCTGCTTAACCTGACTCTGTGTGACTCGGGGTGGATCCTCACACTGCCCTTCTCCCTCTACATTACCTTGAGGAGGccccacatcacaaacatacaGATCTTCTGTCAGTTCAAGAAGTCCTTCTTCAACATCAACATATATGGCAGCATCCTCTTCCTGACTCTAATCAGTTTCGACCGCTTCGTTGGCACAGTGCACCCGATCAGTTCTCTTCGTTGGTGGAATGCGGGTAAAGCCAAACTGTGCTCCTTCTGCGTGTGGGTGCTGGTCGTCCTTAGCTCCATTCCTGACTTATTTCTAACTTTTTCTATTCAGCCCAcagaaaatgtcactgtgtgtgtggacCAGATCCAGGATCCTTTTTACTATGTCAGAACAGCCATCATTATCAGAACAACAATAGGCTTCCTGCTGCCGTTCACTGTCATGCTTGCTTTTTACACCATGACGGTTCGAGTTTTGAGGCGTCTCCCAAGAGGTCAAAGCAACCGAGCGAGAGGAAAGCCCCTGCATCTCCTTACTGCCGCCATACTCGTCTTTGTGGTCTCCTTTCTGCCCTACCACACTATGGCCACCACCATGGTATTCATGAGGATTTCTAACCTGGTGACCCCCTCCAACACCAATGTACTCTATGCTTGCTATGAGTTTTCTGAAGCCATGTGCAGTGTAAGCAGCTGCCTGGACCCAGTGCTGTATATTCTGGCAGGTGAACAATTCCAGAGGAAGTTCCTGGCATGGAAAAGAGGCCAATACAGGAGGTTCTGCTGCAGAGCCAGCAGGAGGATTGGGGTAATTGAGTGA